The following proteins are encoded in a genomic region of Clostridium kluyveri:
- a CDS encoding permease yields the protein MMKKIDIEIVTGFLGAGKTTFINVLLGNTLSQGERVLIFQNEIGEKSIADKYINSGQVAVEDVISMDIIKSYKPHRIIIEHNGATLLQELLDTLNQDEIRKNCNISTIFNILDAESFELYLSNMESLIFPPIYNSNLIIMNNFKTMAKKDQVRIKKKIEEINSYAIILGIENVNDLEEELLKANILRKKILKNIQTVTKNYFQGEDEKALGSSEAAESNNGKIIIYMILGVLLIFVFNGIRGLTDFNFNLRFTNSFFTIFISIMLEAIPFILLGSFISAVIQVFVSDKVISKVLPKNKFLGITGASLMGFVFPICECAIVPIARRLMKKGVPASIAVTFMLAVPIVNPVVLLSTYSAFYDRPSVVLLRAAFGVLAAVTIGFLIEVVQGKDMPVKGKEFESDGDILCGCGYNHQYSLKRSKILNVLEHTTIEFFDISKYLIIGAVLSSAFQTFVPRSIITPLGKHTVYSIIVMMLLAFVLSVCSEADAFIARTFLNQFTLGSVSAFMIIGPMLDIKNTIMLGASFKKGFVIRLIIYIFSVCYIIGCLINILTTMGVV from the coding sequence ATGATGAAAAAAATTGATATAGAAATAGTTACAGGGTTTTTAGGGGCTGGAAAAACTACTTTTATAAATGTTCTTTTAGGCAATACTTTATCCCAGGGAGAACGAGTGCTTATATTTCAGAATGAGATTGGAGAAAAAAGCATTGCAGATAAATATATAAACAGTGGACAAGTTGCTGTGGAAGATGTAATTTCAATGGATATAATTAAAAGTTATAAACCTCATAGGATTATTATTGAACATAATGGAGCAACTTTATTGCAGGAACTGTTAGATACATTAAATCAGGATGAAATAAGAAAAAACTGCAATATATCCACTATATTTAATATATTAGATGCAGAGAGTTTTGAACTTTATTTGAGTAATATGGAATCCTTGATTTTTCCACCTATATATAATAGTAATTTAATAATAATGAATAATTTTAAAACAATGGCAAAAAAAGATCAAGTAAGGATTAAAAAGAAGATTGAAGAGATTAACTCCTATGCAATTATATTGGGAATTGAAAATGTTAATGATTTAGAAGAAGAACTTTTAAAAGCTAATATATTGAGAAAAAAAATTTTAAAAAATATACAAACAGTTACAAAAAATTATTTTCAAGGAGAAGATGAAAAAGCATTAGGAAGCTCAGAAGCAGCTGAATCAAATAACGGAAAAATAATTATATATATGATTTTAGGGGTATTACTTATTTTTGTCTTTAATGGAATAAGAGGATTAACTGATTTTAATTTTAATTTGAGATTTACTAACAGCTTTTTTACTATATTTATTAGCATAATGCTGGAGGCCATTCCATTTATACTTTTAGGTTCTTTTATATCAGCAGTGATACAGGTTTTTGTGTCAGATAAAGTTATCTCAAAGGTGCTGCCTAAAAATAAATTTTTGGGAATTACGGGAGCTTCTTTAATGGGATTTGTATTTCCAATATGTGAATGTGCTATTGTTCCTATAGCCAGAAGGCTTATGAAAAAAGGTGTTCCAGCTAGTATAGCTGTTACATTTATGCTTGCGGTACCTATAGTAAATCCTGTTGTGCTGTTATCTACTTATAGTGCTTTTTACGATAGACCCAGTGTTGTATTGTTAAGGGCAGCATTTGGAGTTTTAGCAGCTGTAACAATAGGCTTTCTTATAGAAGTTGTTCAAGGTAAAGACATGCCGGTAAAAGGGAAAGAATTTGAGTCTGACGGTGATATTCTCTGCGGATGTGGCTATAATCATCAATATAGTTTAAAAAGGTCAAAAATTTTAAATGTTTTGGAGCATACTACAATTGAATTTTTTGATATAAGCAAATATTTAATAATAGGTGCTGTGTTATCCTCAGCATTTCAAACATTTGTACCTAGAAGCATTATAACTCCTCTTGGAAAGCACACTGTATATTCTATAATTGTAATGATGCTTTTAGCATTTGTGTTATCAGTTTGCTCTGAGGCAGATGCCTTTATTGCAAGGACATTTTTAAATCAATTTACACTAGGCTCTGTTTCTGCCTTCATGATTATAGGTCCTATGCTGGATATAAAAAACACCATAATGCTTGGAGCAAGCTTTAAAAAAGGCTTTGTAATAAGATTGATAATATACATTTTTTCTGTTTGTTACATAATTGGCTGTTTAATAAATATATTAACCACCATGGGGGTAGTGTAA
- a CDS encoding NADH:flavin oxidoreductase: MNTLFTPRKIRNLEIKNRIILPPMVCFGFSDKNGFVSKKNIYHYERIAKSGTGMIIVEAAAVSESGRIFPDQLGIWCDDYIEGLDKIAHICHTYNAKVILQLHHAGLKASKLVNKDTITSSDYIHRNISARAMTKHELHLIQQDFISAALRAQKAGFDGVEFHGAHSYLMTQFFSTKINKRVDEYGGSLDNRLRFTMEILQGVKQKVDASFVVGIRMGCNESDLETSINMAKKFQASGMDYIHVSTGYDNTPIKEEVPKDFPCNWIVYGAAKIKEQVNIPVIAVNSIKTKEQANYLIDNNLVDFVAIGRAQLADHDFTSHIREGKSIIKCLGCKPCRWFTNGDNCPRKF, translated from the coding sequence ATGAATACACTTTTTACACCACGTAAAATTAGAAATCTAGAAATAAAAAATAGAATTATACTGCCTCCTATGGTCTGTTTTGGTTTTTCAGATAAGAATGGTTTTGTATCAAAGAAAAATATATACCACTATGAAAGAATAGCTAAAAGCGGTACAGGTATGATAATTGTGGAAGCAGCAGCAGTTTCCGAAAGTGGAAGAATATTTCCAGATCAGCTGGGAATTTGGTGTGATGATTATATAGAGGGGTTGGATAAAATAGCGCACATTTGTCATACATATAATGCAAAAGTTATTCTTCAGCTTCATCATGCAGGACTTAAAGCCTCCAAACTTGTTAATAAAGATACTATTACATCTTCTGATTATATTCATAGGAATATATCTGCCAGGGCTATGACAAAGCATGAACTTCATTTAATACAACAGGATTTTATAAGTGCTGCCCTTAGAGCCCAAAAAGCTGGCTTTGATGGAGTTGAATTTCATGGTGCCCATTCCTATCTTATGACACAGTTCTTTTCAACTAAGATAAACAAGCGAGTGGACGAGTATGGCGGAAGTTTAGATAATAGATTAAGATTTACAATGGAGATCCTTCAAGGAGTTAAACAAAAGGTTGATGCTTCTTTTGTAGTTGGAATTAGGATGGGATGTAATGAGAGTGATTTGGAAACCAGCATTAATATGGCAAAAAAATTTCAAGCTTCAGGTATGGACTATATTCATGTTTCTACAGGATATGATAATACACCAATTAAAGAAGAAGTACCAAAAGATTTTCCCTGTAACTGGATTGTATATGGCGCAGCTAAAATAAAAGAACAGGTAAATATACCTGTAATTGCAGTAAATTCAATTAAAACAAAAGAGCAGGCCAATTATTTAATTGATAATAATTTGGTGGATTTTGTCGCCATAGGTAGAGCGCAGCTTGCAGATCATGATTTTACAAGTCATATAAGAGAGGGAAAAAGTATTATTAAATGCTTAGGATGTAAACCCTGTAGGTGGTTTACGAATGGAGATAATTGTCCAAGAAAATTTTGA
- a CDS encoding ABC-ATPase domain-containing protein: MKNHNELEKLLMSIDGRGYSAYKEIKGAYKFGTYQLFVDHVQADPYAPPSKFHIVINRDITGIPDDLIDSKDKITAVSDFLTRVFWKNIQHLNKGISGTGGSGLLLIDHCGQEMLERTAVLIKNNRIEVRFEVGLPAAGRRVLGKAANRIFQEILPKIVDRSLFYRNIDQKALKNQVNLILDQMYIREELERKGLAAFIGNGSILPRESGISDKPLFKGQIPFISPEKFEIEILLPYNGKITGMGIPQGITLIVGGGYHGKSTLLKALELGVYNHIPGDGREFVITRQDAVKIRAEDGRNVEKVNISTFIGNLPGNKDTFKFSTENASGSTSQAANVMEALEVGTSLLLIDEDTSATNFMIRDGRMQKLVSKDKEPITPFIDKVKSLYDDNGVSTILIVGGSGDYFDVAHQIIMMDEYVPKDVTSTAKEIANSHGYIREQITNSKFGEITHRIPLKGGFLGTGKEDRIKSRGKYKISYGREIIDLSALEQLVDDSQTNCIAVMIDFLRKRMLDDRSSVFQAVNRLYTQIEKFGLDSISPYTGHPGNLALPRKYEFCAALNRYRGLRVKMSE; encoded by the coding sequence TTGAAAAATCATAATGAACTTGAAAAATTATTGATGTCTATAGATGGGCGTGGGTATTCTGCTTATAAAGAAATAAAGGGAGCATATAAATTTGGAACCTATCAACTTTTTGTTGACCATGTCCAGGCAGATCCATATGCTCCTCCATCTAAATTCCACATTGTAATTAATCGTGATATTACAGGCATTCCAGATGATCTGATTGATTCCAAAGATAAAATAACAGCTGTTTCGGATTTTCTAACGAGAGTCTTCTGGAAGAATATCCAGCACTTAAATAAGGGTATCAGTGGCACAGGGGGTAGTGGACTTCTGCTAATTGATCATTGTGGGCAAGAAATGCTTGAGAGGACAGCTGTTTTGATTAAAAATAATCGTATTGAAGTGAGATTTGAAGTTGGTCTGCCCGCCGCAGGAAGACGGGTTTTGGGTAAAGCTGCCAACCGTATCTTTCAGGAGATCCTTCCTAAAATAGTAGATAGGTCCTTGTTTTATAGAAATATTGATCAAAAAGCACTAAAAAATCAAGTGAATTTAATTTTAGATCAAATGTATATTCGAGAGGAATTAGAGAGAAAAGGCCTTGCTGCCTTTATTGGTAATGGCTCCATTTTGCCAAGGGAAAGTGGTATATCAGATAAGCCGTTGTTTAAAGGCCAAATTCCATTTATAAGCCCGGAAAAATTTGAAATAGAAATTTTACTGCCTTATAATGGTAAAATTACAGGAATGGGGATACCCCAGGGAATAACTTTAATTGTAGGTGGAGGTTATCATGGAAAATCTACATTGTTGAAGGCACTTGAACTTGGTGTATATAATCATATTCCCGGTGATGGCAGAGAATTTGTGATTACCAGGCAAGATGCAGTAAAAATTCGTGCTGAAGATGGACGAAATGTGGAAAAAGTTAATATTAGCACCTTTATCGGCAATTTGCCAGGAAATAAAGATACTTTTAAATTTTCTACGGAAAATGCCAGTGGAAGTACTTCTCAAGCAGCAAATGTTATGGAAGCTTTAGAAGTGGGAACCTCACTTTTATTGATTGACGAGGATACCTCTGCTACCAATTTTATGATACGAGATGGACGGATGCAAAAATTAGTTTCAAAAGATAAAGAACCAATAACACCTTTTATTGATAAGGTAAAATCATTATATGATGATAATGGGGTTTCAACCATATTGATAGTTGGAGGTTCAGGGGATTATTTTGATGTGGCACACCAAATTATTATGATGGATGAATATGTGCCAAAGGATGTAACAAGTACTGCCAAAGAGATTGCAAATTCCCATGGATACATACGGGAACAAATCACAAATAGTAAATTTGGAGAAATTACACATAGGATTCCTTTAAAGGGGGGATTTTTAGGAACAGGGAAAGAAGATCGTATTAAGTCTAGAGGGAAATATAAGATTTCATATGGAAGAGAAATTATTGATCTTTCTGCTTTGGAACAATTAGTAGATGATAGCCAAACCAATTGTATTGCTGTAATGATTGATTTTTTGAGAAAACGTATGTTGGACGATAGGTCATCTGTTTTTCAAGCTGTCAATAGACTATATACGCAGATAGAAAAATTTGGATTAGATTCTATTTCACCCTATACAGGTCATCCAGGCAATTTGGCACTACCTAGGAAATATGAATTCTGTGCCGCTTTGAATCGTTACAGAGGATTGAGGGTAAAGATGTCTGAGTGA
- a CDS encoding SWIM zinc finger family protein: MMNINDFKKHIDRKILDRGYAYYSEGNIIETNNQGNNEYIFQIQGSEDYEVVVKIDNMGEILYSQCDCPYDFGPVCKHEAAAYFELSEILNDEGSTISVKREVVKHQGLKEVLDNLSKEELIGIIIDMTEKDKILKNSLIVRYSKGNDKQELEKCKNLIDSIVRKYTGGRGFIEYSKTYGFVSDMGDLLEKVRSTQDTLLALNIAFLLLNEAVEAFQYADDSNGEIGSLVGETMELIEEIVTEINPSHVNLREKVFNKILQQSDNKIFDGWDEYKIDILQLCAKFTDVKEFRVKLRKKIEYFIDKNSNRKYNEYINESMLKILFDMIKEYGTKKEADDFIKDNLIFTYFRELLINKHIKEKNYHKVIELTLEGEKQDKQYAGLISKWKKIRYAAYKELSLKKEQFQLAKELLLDGDFEYYNELKEIAAGDKVVLYNNLKQELKNDKGRYGRSIYLKLIVEENDLDEIMEFIRENPTNIEEYAHMLVGKFKDEVINIYNKYIKSSANSSLNRRDYQRVCEILKRYKKIAGEEKQKGMINELSGLYRKRPAFIDELSKIR, from the coding sequence ATGATGAATATAAATGATTTTAAAAAGCATATAGACAGAAAAATTTTAGATAGAGGATATGCATATTATAGCGAAGGAAATATAATTGAAACTAATAATCAGGGAAACAATGAATATATTTTTCAAATTCAGGGAAGTGAAGACTACGAAGTTGTAGTAAAGATAGATAATATGGGAGAAATACTATATTCTCAGTGTGATTGTCCTTATGATTTTGGGCCTGTATGCAAACATGAAGCAGCAGCTTATTTTGAACTATCTGAGATTTTAAATGATGAGGGTAGTACCATAAGTGTGAAAAGAGAAGTAGTAAAGCATCAAGGATTGAAGGAAGTGTTAGACAATCTTTCTAAAGAAGAATTAATTGGAATTATAATAGATATGACGGAAAAGGATAAAATCTTGAAAAATAGTCTTATTGTCAGGTACTCAAAAGGTAATGACAAACAGGAACTTGAAAAATGCAAAAATCTTATAGATTCTATTGTAAGAAAATATACGGGAGGAAGAGGCTTTATCGAATACAGTAAAACTTATGGTTTTGTCAGTGATATGGGAGATTTATTAGAAAAAGTAAGAAGTACACAGGATACACTATTAGCTTTGAATATTGCTTTTTTATTACTTAATGAAGCCGTTGAAGCTTTCCAGTATGCAGATGATTCTAATGGAGAAATAGGCTCTTTGGTAGGAGAAACTATGGAATTGATAGAAGAAATTGTAACGGAAATAAATCCTTCACATGTAAATCTAAGAGAAAAAGTATTTAATAAGATATTACAACAAAGTGATAACAAAATTTTTGACGGGTGGGATGAATATAAAATTGATATACTGCAATTATGTGCAAAATTTACTGATGTAAAAGAATTTAGGGTGAAATTAAGAAAAAAAATAGAATATTTCATAGATAAAAATTCCAATAGAAAATATAATGAATACATCAATGAAAGTATGCTGAAAATATTATTTGATATGATAAAAGAATATGGTACGAAAAAAGAAGCAGATGATTTTATAAAAGATAATCTTATATTTACATATTTCAGAGAACTTCTTATAAATAAACATATTAAAGAAAAAAACTACCACAAAGTAATAGAATTGACTTTAGAGGGAGAAAAACAAGATAAACAATATGCAGGGCTGATATCAAAATGGAAAAAAATAAGGTATGCAGCTTATAAAGAGCTTTCATTAAAGAAAGAACAATTCCAATTGGCAAAAGAACTTTTGCTTGATGGGGATTTTGAATATTATAATGAGTTAAAAGAAATAGCAGCAGGAGATAAAGTAGTATTATATAATAATTTAAAACAAGAATTAAAAAATGATAAAGGCAGATATGGAAGAAGTATTTACCTTAAACTTATAGTAGAGGAAAATGATTTAGATGAGATAATGGAATTTATAAGGGAAAATCCAACAAATATAGAAGAATACGCACATATGTTGGTAGGTAAGTTTAAGGATGAAGTTATAAATATTTATAATAAATATATAAAATCCTCAGCAAATTCCTCATTAAATAGAAGGGATTACCAGAGAGTATGCGAAATACTTAAAAGGTATAAAAAAATAGCTGGAGAGGAAAAACAGAAGGGTATGATAAATGAACTAAGTGGTTTATATAGAAAAAGACCCGCATTCATAGATGAACTTAGTAAAATTAGGTAA
- a CDS encoding transposase: MSNKSERYTEDFKNTIVELYKSSKSLSKLNSKHGASKSTIKSWVKKSTPIQIDNNKTITTADYQVLMKKMARLEKENEILKKAMAIFSKKNW, encoded by the coding sequence ATGTCAAATAAATCCGAAAGATACACAGAAGATTTCAAAAATACAATAGTAGAACTTTACAAATCAAGTAAATCTTTAAGTAAATTAAACAGCAAACATGGCGCATCTAAATCAACAATAAAATCATGGGTTAAAAAATCAACACCTATACAGATAGATAATAACAAAACTATTACGACAGCTGATTATCAGGTATTGATGAAAAAAATGGCCAGGTTGGAGAAAGAAAATGAGATATTAAAAAAAGCTATGGCCATATTTTCAAAGAAAAATTGGTAA
- a CDS encoding GTP-binding protein, which yields MKTRVDIFSGFLGSGKTTLIKKLIFEKVYTGNVAIIENEFGRVPIDGRFLRKTNIKIKEINAGCICCTIAGDFKKAIEEVCSKYKPHSIIIEPSGVGKLSEILKVISSRELKGIVNLNLVITLIDVTKFNAYIINFGDFYKDQIKSAKCVVLTRTENQSSEKIQSVTEQIKRISSGCSIVTTPIEQLKGDKIVKAAKEDFKAELLKQAVRLERTKLNIIGTKVSNKSPNNVDEVFDSYGIETSVIYNKNKLLNNLNKLRDEKLTGMVLRAKGIVQVENKNWIEFDYVPNELNIRETTSDFTGRVCVIGCKINKDYINKLFTA from the coding sequence ATGAAAACTAGAGTTGATATTTTTTCAGGATTTTTAGGATCCGGGAAGACTACTCTTATCAAAAAGCTGATTTTTGAAAAAGTATATACAGGAAATGTAGCCATAATAGAAAATGAATTTGGAAGAGTACCAATAGATGGAAGATTTTTAAGGAAAACAAATATAAAAATAAAAGAAATAAATGCAGGTTGTATATGTTGTACTATTGCAGGGGATTTTAAAAAAGCTATAGAGGAGGTATGCAGTAAATATAAGCCTCACAGTATTATAATAGAACCTTCCGGCGTTGGCAAGCTTTCAGAAATATTGAAGGTTATAAGCAGTAGGGAGCTTAAAGGGATAGTAAATTTGAATCTGGTTATAACCTTGATAGATGTAACAAAATTCAATGCCTATATAATAAATTTTGGAGATTTTTATAAGGATCAGATTAAAAGTGCTAAGTGTGTTGTCTTAACTAGAACAGAAAATCAAAGCAGTGAAAAGATTCAATCAGTAACGGAACAAATTAAAAGGATTAGTAGTGGTTGTAGTATTGTTACTACCCCTATTGAACAGTTAAAGGGGGATAAAATTGTTAAAGCTGCCAAGGAAGATTTTAAGGCTGAACTTCTAAAGCAGGCAGTAAGACTTGAAAGGACCAAATTAAATATAATTGGTACAAAAGTTTCAAATAAAAGCCCAAATAATGTAGATGAAGTTTTTGATAGCTATGGAATTGAAACTTCAGTTATATACAACAAAAATAAGCTGTTGAATAATTTAAATAAGCTGAGGGATGAAAAACTTACTGGAATGGTGCTCAGAGCAAAGGGTATAGTTCAGGTTGAAAATAAAAACTGGATAGAGTTTGATTATGTCCCAAATGAATTAAATATAAGGGAAACTACATCTGATTTTACTGGAAGAGTATGTGTAATAGGCTGTAAAATAAATAAGGATTATATAAATAAGCTATTCACTGCTTAA
- a CDS encoding TrkH family potassium uptake protein: protein MKLKSKPLFKMNEIQILILGFLLIIIVGAILLWLPLSSENHTYTNFIDSLFVATSATCVTGLITVDTGTHWNYFGKTVILALIQIGGLGFMAFSTLIALILGRKITLKERLLIHESLNSFNIQGLVKMSKYILLFTFLVEAVGAVILSSQFVPQFGVYRGLFYSIFHSVSAFCNAGIDLIGEGRSLMPYYNNFTIIFTISVLIIIGGLGFYVWQEIYNLSFKYTKRLSLNSKVCITMAVVLLASGTILFFLFEFNNPATMKHMTSRDKLLSSFFASVSVRTAGFNSISISDMSESSKFLTIVFMFIGGAPGSTAGGIKTTTAALIIMTAVSVIKGRQETEIYKRTIKKDLVYKAIVIFIVYIILIFISALILGVTEKDESLETIIFECISAIGTSGLSFGTTPDLSIIGKIVIIISMFFGRLGGLTIILSMINRKIPKSIKYPEDKILIG from the coding sequence ATGAAGCTTAAAAGTAAACCATTATTTAAAATGAATGAAATTCAAATTTTGATATTGGGGTTTTTGTTAATAATTATAGTAGGTGCCATTTTACTATGGCTTCCCCTATCTTCTGAAAATCATACATACACCAATTTTATAGATTCATTATTTGTAGCTACATCTGCAACCTGTGTAACAGGGCTTATAACAGTGGATACAGGAACTCATTGGAACTATTTTGGGAAAACGGTAATTTTGGCTTTAATTCAGATTGGCGGGCTTGGATTTATGGCGTTTTCCACTCTTATTGCATTGATTTTAGGGAGAAAAATTACATTAAAAGAAAGATTGTTAATTCATGAGTCACTTAATTCCTTTAATATACAGGGGCTTGTAAAAATGTCAAAGTACATATTATTGTTTACTTTTTTAGTAGAAGCTGTGGGAGCAGTTATTTTGTCTTCTCAGTTTGTTCCTCAGTTCGGAGTTTATAGAGGGCTTTTTTATTCAATTTTTCACTCTGTATCTGCATTCTGTAATGCTGGCATAGACTTAATTGGAGAGGGTAGAAGTTTAATGCCTTATTATAATAATTTTACAATAATATTTACTATAAGTGTATTGATTATCATTGGAGGATTAGGATTTTATGTATGGCAGGAAATATATAATTTAAGTTTTAAGTATACAAAGAGACTTTCCCTTAATTCAAAGGTTTGCATAACAATGGCTGTTGTACTTTTAGCCTCTGGAACCATATTGTTTTTTTTATTTGAATTTAATAATCCAGCTACTATGAAACATATGACTTCAAGAGATAAGCTGTTATCTTCATTTTTTGCTTCAGTTTCTGTGAGGACTGCAGGATTTAATTCGATTTCTATTTCTGACATGAGTGAGAGCAGTAAATTTTTAACTATTGTATTTATGTTTATAGGTGGAGCTCCAGGTTCTACAGCAGGGGGGATAAAGACAACTACTGCAGCCTTAATTATAATGACAGCTGTATCTGTAATAAAAGGCAGACAGGAAACTGAAATTTATAAAAGAACCATAAAAAAAGATCTGGTATATAAAGCTATTGTTATATTCATAGTTTATATAATTTTGATTTTTATATCTGCTTTGATATTAGGCGTAACGGAAAAGGATGAATCCTTGGAAACTATAATTTTTGAGTGCATATCGGCCATTGGAACTTCAGGGTTGAGCTTTGGAACTACACCTGACTTGAGCATTATAGGAAAAATAGTTATAATTATAAGCATGTTTTTTGGAAGATTAGGGGGTCTCACTATAATATTATCCATGATAAATAGGAAAATTCCTAAATCTATAAAATATCCCGAAGATAAAATATTAATTGGATAA
- a CDS encoding flavodoxin family protein, protein MKITVINGSPKGKDSNTNIMVTAFLKGAKRAGATTVNIFLAEKEIKHCLGCFSCWFVNPGQCVIKDDISDIIAQGEGTDILILATPLKYANISSMLKVFIERMLVLCNPYFEITPIGIRHPKKIAAAEAQSSFYRSKLVMMANGALSTRDHFQIISKWVNKLAFYNHTEVLGEIYAPQGLLLNTQDKELRPIIDNYLQLLEQAGQELVTMNRLSDQTAKSLEQNFIPTDIYVKQVNSLFDNLLDKLEHPYSRW, encoded by the coding sequence ATGAAGATTACCGTTATTAATGGAAGTCCTAAAGGCAAAGATAGCAATACTAATATAATGGTTACCGCTTTCTTAAAGGGGGCAAAGCGGGCAGGGGCAACAACTGTTAACATTTTCTTGGCAGAAAAAGAAATTAAACATTGTCTAGGTTGTTTTTCCTGTTGGTTCGTTAATCCTGGACAATGTGTGATTAAAGATGATATATCAGATATTATTGCTCAAGGTGAGGGAACAGATATTCTTATTTTAGCTACACCGCTTAAATATGCTAACATATCCAGTATGCTAAAAGTTTTTATTGAACGAATGCTGGTGTTGTGCAATCCATATTTTGAAATAACTCCAATAGGAATCAGACACCCGAAAAAAATAGCAGCAGCAGAAGCACAGTCATCTTTTTATCGTTCTAAACTAGTAATGATGGCTAACGGTGCTCTTTCTACCAGAGATCATTTTCAAATAATTTCCAAATGGGTTAATAAATTGGCTTTCTACAATCATACGGAAGTACTTGGAGAAATATATGCTCCGCAAGGACTTCTTCTCAATACTCAAGATAAGGAATTACGCCCTATTATTGATAATTATCTGCAGCTTTTGGAACAGGCAGGTCAAGAACTTGTAACCATGAACAGACTGTCAGATCAGACAGCAAAATCATTGGAACAGAACTTTATTCCTACTGATATTTACGTTAAACAAGTTAATAGCTTATTTGATAATTTACTTGATAAATTGGAACATCCTTACTCCAGGTGGTAG
- a CDS encoding potassium channel family protein, translating into MKKKQYLVVGLGRFGKSIARTLYELGNDVLAVDSREDNVQDITPYVTQAVEADATEEENLKALGVNNFDVAIIGIGADIQSSVIVTLLLKEMGMKFVLAKANTDLHAKILYKIGADKVVFPEKDTAVRIAHNLVSNNMLDFIALSPEYRAAEILCIKKWIGKNLEQLNIRSKYGINIIMIKRGDNINVSPASDFVFLEGDIIVAIGGQKEIEKLENSI; encoded by the coding sequence ATGAAAAAAAAACAGTATTTAGTAGTAGGCTTGGGGAGGTTTGGAAAATCAATAGCTAGAACTCTTTATGAACTTGGAAATGATGTACTTGCAGTAGATTCAAGAGAAGATAATGTTCAGGATATAACTCCTTATGTAACACAGGCAGTTGAGGCAGATGCCACTGAGGAGGAGAATCTGAAGGCACTTGGGGTGAATAATTTTGATGTAGCTATAATAGGAATAGGTGCCGACATTCAAAGTAGTGTTATAGTTACCTTATTGTTAAAAGAAATGGGTATGAAATTTGTACTTGCCAAGGCCAATACAGATTTACATGCAAAGATTCTATATAAAATAGGAGCTGATAAAGTTGTTTTTCCTGAAAAAGATACAGCTGTTAGAATTGCTCATAATCTGGTATCAAATAATATGCTTGATTTTATAGCATTATCCCCTGAATATAGAGCAGCGGAAATACTATGTATAAAAAAATGGATTGGGAAAAATTTAGAGCAATTGAATATAAGGTCTAAGTATGGAATAAATATTATAATGATAAAAAGAGGGGACAATATAAATGTATCACCTGCTTCGGATTTTGTATTTTTGGAAGGGGATATAATTGTAGCTATAGGGGGACAAAAAGAAATTGAAAAATTGGAAAATAGCATTTGA
- a CDS encoding TIGR03943 family putative permease subunit yields MRKFNIEEFVKFIIFIAFNALLCYLMKTGKINNFINPKMFIYIKITIVAISILALFQLTKIFTVVTRNKFRISYLMFLAVILIGFTAVPNNLNTEIADNKGVTIINSNNNGSTNENIEEDITGDIILFDDHNYYENIFKLEGKVQQYIGKKVIIRGFVYKEENFKENEFVVARMLMSCCAADAQVIGLMCRWDNASQLNKEQWISVEGTLESTKYGNEDIMPIIVVQKIENIETPENPYVYP; encoded by the coding sequence ATGAGAAAATTTAATATTGAAGAGTTTGTAAAATTTATTATTTTTATAGCTTTTAATGCCCTTTTATGTTATTTGATGAAAACAGGAAAGATTAATAATTTTATTAATCCTAAAATGTTTATATATATAAAGATCACCATAGTGGCAATTTCCATATTAGCTTTATTTCAATTGACAAAAATATTTACAGTAGTGACTAGAAATAAATTCAGGATAAGTTATTTAATGTTTCTTGCAGTAATTCTAATTGGATTTACAGCAGTTCCAAATAATTTAAATACAGAAATTGCTGATAATAAGGGGGTCACAATAATCAATTCAAATAATAATGGTTCAACCAATGAGAATATAGAAGAAGATATCACTGGCGATATTATCTTATTTGATGATCACAATTATTATGAAAATATTTTTAAATTAGAGGGTAAAGTTCAGCAGTATATTGGAAAGAAGGTAATAATAAGAGGTTTTGTCTATAAGGAAGAAAACTTTAAGGAAAATGAATTTGTCGTTGCAAGAATGCTGATGAGCTGTTGTGCTGCTGATGCTCAAGTCATAGGATTAATGTGCAGATGGGATAATGCATCACAGCTTAATAAAGAACAATGGATAAGTGTAGAAGGTACCCTTGAAAGTACTAAATATGGAAATGAAGATATAATGCCCATAATAGTTGTACAAAAAATAGAAAATATAGAGACTCCAGAGAATCCATATGTTTATCCTTGA